In Rhododendron vialii isolate Sample 1 chromosome 9a, ASM3025357v1, the following are encoded in one genomic region:
- the LOC131300977 gene encoding proline-rich receptor-like protein kinase PERK9 isoform X1, producing the protein MAKTSPSPNSTPSAVSPASTPPPPNPSTPPPAPPTASPSSQPKANAPDPVTTPTTPSPPPQSPPTTNTTSPPPASPSPPPLKAPVDTTPPTTSPPPQSSPAPQSSPPPPANVPPLSSSSTPPPSSSPAPRSPPPPSTNPPATSPPPPSTNPPATSPPRPSSTPPATSPPRPLSSPPASSPPPPPASQPPTSLPPPPVSTPPAASPPPPTPQSPENSPPPSLQPPPNSPPPSSSPPQNSTPPSASNPPENSPPPPPPPSGFSPSSSPPPANSTQQSPPPSIVHLSPPSSSPPQLPIPPSANPPTNDSSTSSPETSNSAGNGGLGTGGEVAIGLVLGFILLSIIGTAAWCVRRRKKQVSRLNGGYIIPTSLESSPKADSALLKAQAQVLRIGSASGSDCAYSPSEPGGLGNSRSWFTYAELSEATNGFSVQNLLGEGGFGSVYKGYLADGREVAVKQLKIGGGQGEREFKAEVETISRIHHRHLVSLVGYCISEDQRLLVYNYVSNNSLYFHLHGKDRPVMNWTTRVKIAAGAARGIAYLHEDCHPRIMHRDIKSANILLDNNFEARVSDFGLAKLAIDTNTHVTTRVMGTFGYMAPEYASSGKLTEKSDVFSFGVVLLELITGRKSVDTSQPLGDESLVEWARPLLSQALDTEEFEGLADPRLEKNYDDKDMFLMIEVAAACVRHSAVKRPRMGQVVRAFDSMATADLTNGMRVGESEIFNSAQQSAEIRLFQRMAFGSQNYSTDFFSQSSFNE; encoded by the exons ATGGCGAAAACATCACCGTCTCCAAATTCTACACCCTCCGCCGTCTCACCAGCATCCACCCCTCCACCACCTAATCCTTCCACTCCTCCGCCAGCCCCTCCTACAGCTTCTCCATCTTCTCAGCCCAAAGCAAATGCTCCAGATCCTGTAACCACTCCTACTACTCCATCCCCACCACCTCAATCCCCTCCTACCACCAACACAACATCACCTCCTCCAGCCTCACCATCACCTCCACCACTAAAGGCCCCGGTGGACACCACACCACCTACAACATCACCTCCTCCTCAATCTTCTCCAGCTCCTCAATCTTCTCCACCGCCTCCCGCCAATGTCCCACCTCTATCCTCAAGTTCTACCCCTCCACCTTCATCAAGTCCAGCACCGcgttctcctcctcctccatcaaCTAATCCCCCGGCTACTTCACCACCTCCTCCATCAACTAATCCCCCGGCTACTTCACCACCTCGTCCATCATCTACCCCTCCGGCCACTTCACCTCCGCGACCATTATCTTCCCCACCAGCGAGTtcgcctccaccaccacctgcATCACAACCTCCAACGAGTTTGCCGCCTCCACCCGTGTCAACACCACCGGCCGCTTCACCTCCGCCTCCCACACCACAGTCTCCTGAAAATTCTCCTCCTCCATCATTACAGCCACCCCCAAATTCACCTCCACCATCATCTTCACCACCACAAAATTCAACTCCACCATCGGCATCGAATCCACCTGAAAattcaccacctccaccaccacctccttctGGGTTTTCTCCGTCTAGTTCTCCGCCGCCAGCAAATTCAACTCAACAATCGCCACCACCATCTATAGTGCATCTATCGCCGCCTTCTTCCTCCCCCCCCCAACTTCCAATTCCACCATCAGCTAATCCACCTACCAACGACTCGAGCACAAGTTCACCAGAAACATCAAACTCTGCAGGTAATGGGGGCCTTGGTACAGGAGGTGAAGTGGCTATTGGTCTAGTTCTTGGTTTCATACTTCTTAGTATCATCGGAACTGCTGCCTGGTGCGTAAGGAGGCGGAAGAAACAGGTTTCTAGACTCAATGGTGGCTACATTATTCCAACCTCACTGGAATCTTCCCCTAAAGCAG ATTCTGCCTTATTGAAGGCACAGGCACAGGTACTACGCATTGGAAGTGCTTCCGGCAGTGATTGTGCGTACTCACCATCAGAGCCAGGTGGCTTAGGCAATTCAAGATCATGGTTTACCTACGCAGAGCTATCTGAGGCCACAAATGGGTTTTCAGTCCAGAATCTTTTGGGTGAAGGTGGATTTGGATCCGTGTACAAAGGATACCTAGCGGATGGGAGAGAGGTAGCAGTAAAGCAGCTAAAGATTGGTGGGGGACAGGGTGAGCGAGAGTTCAAAGCCGAGGTTGAAACTATTAGTCGGATACACCACCGACATTTGGTTTCGCTAGTGGGTTACTGCATTTCTGAGGACCAAAGGCTGCTTGTCTACAACTATGTTTCCAACAACTCCCTTTACTTCCATCTTCATG GAAAAGATAGGCCAGTTATGAACTGGACGACACGTGTGAAAATCGCTGCCGGTGCAGCTCGTGGAATTGCTTATCTCCATGAAGACT GCCATCCTCGGATAATGCACAGAGATATTAAGTCTGCGAATATTCTTTTAGATAACAACTTTGAAGCTCGG GTTTCTGATTTTGGGCTTGCTAAATTAGCTATTGATACAAATACGCATGTAACAACACGTGTTATGGGAACCTTTGG GTACATGGCTCCGGAATACGCCTCAAGTGGCAAACTGACTGAGAAATCTGACGTATTCTCATTTGGAGTTGTTCTTCTTGAGCTAATTACTGGACGCAAATCTGTGGATACATCTCAACCCTTGGGAGATGAGAGTCTGGTCGAATGG GCTCGACCTTTGCTTAGTCAAGCACTCGATACCGAGGAATTTGAAGGATTGGCAGATCCAAGGCTTGAAAAGAACTACGATGATAAGGACATGTTTTTAATGATTGAGGTTGCTGCAGCTTGTGTACGACATTCGGCCGTAAAGAGACCTCGAATGGGACAG GTTGTGAGAGCTTTTGACAGTATGGCTACTGCGGATTTAACTAACGGAATGCGGGTGGGTGAAAGCGAAATTTTCAATTCTGCACAACAATCTGCAGAAATTAGACTGTTTCAGAGGATGGCTTTTGGTAGTCAGAATTACAGTACAGATTTTTTCAGTCAAAGTAGCTTCAATGAATAA
- the LOC131300977 gene encoding proline-rich receptor-like protein kinase PERK9 isoform X2 — MAKTSPSPNSTPSAVSPASTPPPPNPSTPPPAPPTASPSSQPKANAPDPVTTPTTPSPPPQSPPTTNTTSPPPASPSPPPLKAPVDTTPPTTSPPPQSSPAPQSSPPPPANVPPLSSSSTPPPSSSPAPRSPPPPSTNPPATSPPRPSSTPPATSPPRPLSSPPASSPPPPPASQPPTSLPPPPVSTPPAASPPPPTPQSPENSPPPSLQPPPNSPPPSSSPPQNSTPPSASNPPENSPPPPPPPSGFSPSSSPPPANSTQQSPPPSIVHLSPPSSSPPQLPIPPSANPPTNDSSTSSPETSNSAGNGGLGTGGEVAIGLVLGFILLSIIGTAAWCVRRRKKQVSRLNGGYIIPTSLESSPKADSALLKAQAQVLRIGSASGSDCAYSPSEPGGLGNSRSWFTYAELSEATNGFSVQNLLGEGGFGSVYKGYLADGREVAVKQLKIGGGQGEREFKAEVETISRIHHRHLVSLVGYCISEDQRLLVYNYVSNNSLYFHLHGKDRPVMNWTTRVKIAAGAARGIAYLHEDCHPRIMHRDIKSANILLDNNFEARVSDFGLAKLAIDTNTHVTTRVMGTFGYMAPEYASSGKLTEKSDVFSFGVVLLELITGRKSVDTSQPLGDESLVEWARPLLSQALDTEEFEGLADPRLEKNYDDKDMFLMIEVAAACVRHSAVKRPRMGQVVRAFDSMATADLTNGMRVGESEIFNSAQQSAEIRLFQRMAFGSQNYSTDFFSQSSFNE; from the exons ATGGCGAAAACATCACCGTCTCCAAATTCTACACCCTCCGCCGTCTCACCAGCATCCACCCCTCCACCACCTAATCCTTCCACTCCTCCGCCAGCCCCTCCTACAGCTTCTCCATCTTCTCAGCCCAAAGCAAATGCTCCAGATCCTGTAACCACTCCTACTACTCCATCCCCACCACCTCAATCCCCTCCTACCACCAACACAACATCACCTCCTCCAGCCTCACCATCACCTCCACCACTAAAGGCCCCGGTGGACACCACACCACCTACAACATCACCTCCTCCTCAATCTTCTCCAGCTCCTCAATCTTCTCCACCGCCTCCCGCCAATGTCCCACCTCTATCCTCAAGTTCTACCCCTCCACCTTCATCAAGTCCAGCACCGcgttctcctcctcctccatcaaCTAATCCCCCGGCTACTTCACCAC CTCGTCCATCATCTACCCCTCCGGCCACTTCACCTCCGCGACCATTATCTTCCCCACCAGCGAGTtcgcctccaccaccacctgcATCACAACCTCCAACGAGTTTGCCGCCTCCACCCGTGTCAACACCACCGGCCGCTTCACCTCCGCCTCCCACACCACAGTCTCCTGAAAATTCTCCTCCTCCATCATTACAGCCACCCCCAAATTCACCTCCACCATCATCTTCACCACCACAAAATTCAACTCCACCATCGGCATCGAATCCACCTGAAAattcaccacctccaccaccacctccttctGGGTTTTCTCCGTCTAGTTCTCCGCCGCCAGCAAATTCAACTCAACAATCGCCACCACCATCTATAGTGCATCTATCGCCGCCTTCTTCCTCCCCCCCCCAACTTCCAATTCCACCATCAGCTAATCCACCTACCAACGACTCGAGCACAAGTTCACCAGAAACATCAAACTCTGCAGGTAATGGGGGCCTTGGTACAGGAGGTGAAGTGGCTATTGGTCTAGTTCTTGGTTTCATACTTCTTAGTATCATCGGAACTGCTGCCTGGTGCGTAAGGAGGCGGAAGAAACAGGTTTCTAGACTCAATGGTGGCTACATTATTCCAACCTCACTGGAATCTTCCCCTAAAGCAG ATTCTGCCTTATTGAAGGCACAGGCACAGGTACTACGCATTGGAAGTGCTTCCGGCAGTGATTGTGCGTACTCACCATCAGAGCCAGGTGGCTTAGGCAATTCAAGATCATGGTTTACCTACGCAGAGCTATCTGAGGCCACAAATGGGTTTTCAGTCCAGAATCTTTTGGGTGAAGGTGGATTTGGATCCGTGTACAAAGGATACCTAGCGGATGGGAGAGAGGTAGCAGTAAAGCAGCTAAAGATTGGTGGGGGACAGGGTGAGCGAGAGTTCAAAGCCGAGGTTGAAACTATTAGTCGGATACACCACCGACATTTGGTTTCGCTAGTGGGTTACTGCATTTCTGAGGACCAAAGGCTGCTTGTCTACAACTATGTTTCCAACAACTCCCTTTACTTCCATCTTCATG GAAAAGATAGGCCAGTTATGAACTGGACGACACGTGTGAAAATCGCTGCCGGTGCAGCTCGTGGAATTGCTTATCTCCATGAAGACT GCCATCCTCGGATAATGCACAGAGATATTAAGTCTGCGAATATTCTTTTAGATAACAACTTTGAAGCTCGG GTTTCTGATTTTGGGCTTGCTAAATTAGCTATTGATACAAATACGCATGTAACAACACGTGTTATGGGAACCTTTGG GTACATGGCTCCGGAATACGCCTCAAGTGGCAAACTGACTGAGAAATCTGACGTATTCTCATTTGGAGTTGTTCTTCTTGAGCTAATTACTGGACGCAAATCTGTGGATACATCTCAACCCTTGGGAGATGAGAGTCTGGTCGAATGG GCTCGACCTTTGCTTAGTCAAGCACTCGATACCGAGGAATTTGAAGGATTGGCAGATCCAAGGCTTGAAAAGAACTACGATGATAAGGACATGTTTTTAATGATTGAGGTTGCTGCAGCTTGTGTACGACATTCGGCCGTAAAGAGACCTCGAATGGGACAG GTTGTGAGAGCTTTTGACAGTATGGCTACTGCGGATTTAACTAACGGAATGCGGGTGGGTGAAAGCGAAATTTTCAATTCTGCACAACAATCTGCAGAAATTAGACTGTTTCAGAGGATGGCTTTTGGTAGTCAGAATTACAGTACAGATTTTTTCAGTCAAAGTAGCTTCAATGAATAA